The window CAAAGATGTTGATCACTAAGGCAGTGCAGATAGATCATAAGCCattcaaaatttattaatgTCAGCTTTGTTcagttgaaatgttttaaatgacATTCCTATTAATGGGAGCTACATATTAAACAACTTGTTAAGCAAAATCATGTTTcaccaaaattgtttttcaattttctgtATATGCCAGTAACATTATTCGattatttttcagtttattCTTTCATGCTAAGAAAGTCTTAGATGTAGAAGAAAACAGAAGCAATGAATCTTACgcaaaaattttgatacaTGAGGCACAGTTTATTGGGTATGCAAGGCAGCACATGAAGAAACTTTACACTTACTATTTTCAttgaactgttatacttctatgGTCCAAATGTGGTGACCTGAATCCTGAGTATTATTAGTCCTTGATTATGACACTGTTACAGTGTGATTAAGCACAAAAGCTGTTGttcatacagtatatattacATGGGTATGTGTGTGCAAATTCCTGTTTAAAACTGGTTTACCATACCACTTGGCAATTTCTTGTGTAGGTCAGCCAGTGTAGGGGATGCTCGAGATGCATTCCGATATGCTGCAAGACGACTTCAAAGGATCCCAATCATTCATATTTCTCATGCACAGTTTGAACTTGACCAAGGTTTGTTGTTACCCATTCAAGAAACTACGATTATTTTATCAGAGTAATCCACCATTTAACTAACTCATTAACTTGTACTTAGGTTTATTTGATACGTTTTGAGCGATGCCAAAAACAACATAATCTCTTCGCAGGTCGCCGTGATAAAGCAATAAAAGTTCTAgaatttggaaaatttttattgccatCTAACCGGGACATTCTTTCggcaatgcaaaaagttaatgCTGGTGTCACAGATCTTGgattgttgaattttttgtcaaattctTCAAAGCCTCCTTTAGGTTGGTTAAATGTATATTCTGCATGCATCTCAGATGCACCAAATTACAGTAACTTTCTTTATGTTTCCTACTTAAAATCATTGTTAAagtaataagtaattattaaatGAAATATGGTATTAAAACTGCAGTACAATAGAGAACTTACAATGCATCAACGTTTATTCCAATGAAACGTTTATCGGCAACGATTGCATGAGCATATTATTGCAATGagttataatttatttttgctttcctTTTTCAGCAAAcataacaaacataaaatcgcAACAAGAGAAAATACATTTTGCGAGTAAATCAAGTCACAATGCAAAGAATACACCTTCCTCCCTCATGAAGCGATCTCACAGTGATGTTGCGATCAACACACCTCCTCCCACTCAACATCAgtaagtatttaaaaaagttaacacTTTTGCTGCCCTATTTACTAGTTCAACAGCTTCCATAATTTTGTACTTTAGCCATCCTGCATGTCATTCAATTCAAGATGTGCTGGACTTGCCATCGTCTCCATGGTAAGTAATGGATAAATGAGAAGGTTTTTACTTTGGTTAGAAGTGTTGTAAACACATTTTGTATTGCCAGCACACCTGTACTTAGCACTACACCACCATCTTGGTTGACAACACCCCAGCGATCTCAGCCTGTTCAGTCCAGGTATGATGATCCATTTTGTACGTTTGTATGCATTTGTCAGGGCTACCGATTTAGAAACCATATAAAAATAGTAATTAGGCAACTGTATTCtttctttcattatttatttaattttgtgttttgtttgacaGAATGAACTATTCACCATTTCCAATCAACTTGAAAACCCCATCTCCCCCAAGGTAGACAGAACTTTTCCATTTTGATCTCTTTTAACGCAATGTGAATGATATATATCACGATTTCAGAAAAGCATCTACTTAATTCCAGTAACTAATTACTAACTTGATTTTGTGTATCTGAGTGTATCGAAACTAATTTGACAGGTTGACGTTCTCCACTAGCAAGTCAGCTTTTAGCAATTTTACCATTCCAAAACTGTCTCCAATGGTAGTGTCTACAAGCAAAGGCTCTAATCATTCAATAAGTGAGTTGTTTcaatttgaaatgaattaaaaaaaaataagcaCTGACCATTCATTGCTAATATTTTGTGGTGCAGCCAAGTCCAATCATAGCATTGGGAAACCAAGAAGAATTCCATGCCGCTTGCCAAGGTATTATGCTGTACAGTTTACGTCAACTATTTGATTTTACTGTAGCTACAAAATGTTACTTAGTTTGgtgatttttgttgtttcttcAGTTCGCATAGTGAAAATGATCCAGAAGATGAAATTAATGGAGTAGAAGTTTTGGGTGGTGTGTATATAATATTgctcttttattttataaaattacatAATGAGTTAGCAAAAGTCTTCCTCATTAGACCATAAGCTGTTAGAAGTGTTCTTTCGTCGTTAGACTCCATGCATGAAAAAGTTCCACATTTGTTAAAACCTGTCAATCCTCCACCTGGAATTAGAGCTTCTGTGGAGAAAGAGAACATAGCAACAATGCCACCGCCTAATGCACTTCCACAGCGGGTACCATCTCAGCATAGCTCTGGTTAGTACAGaaataaatgcaatgccgtTTACTGGTCAAAGATTTTAACTTACTCGTAAAGTAAAACCACATTATTACCAGCAACAGTTTTCATTTGCAACTCAAAGCCAAGAGTAATTTAAGACTTACAGTGGACTTACACGTATGTTTCTTTGACTGACCTGTATGCAAAATTGGATACACTACATAGGGAATTAAAGAAAGTTAAGTTAACGAGCTTCCAATCTAATTTGTTTGCACATGAATCAGTTGCCTCTTTCAGAACAAGAAGTGCAACAATGGataaaagaaagcaaaataatGACAATTCATGACAAAACCTACCTTGCTCTTAAGATGTTAGGAGAAGGAGGTTCAAGCAAAGTGTATGAAGTAGTGGATGTCGTAAGCAAATCGATTAAAGCCATAAAACAGGTTTGTCGTTACAACTTTAAGTTCAAGATCATAACTTTAATTCAACAGGGTAAGTAAAAAGGTGAACTTCTGTCATCTGATTTAGGTTTTTTTACGAGGATGTGATCATTCTGTGAAGGAAGGTTTCttgaatgaaattaaattcCTTGAAAAACTGAAGCAAAGCCCAAATATTATTCATCTTTATGATTAGTAAGTTTAGTTAGTTAATATTACCGTACcttgaaaattttacatcagcttttttttaaactttgaagTTTACTTGTAATACTTGCAAGAGTagaattgaaaacaaattcatatGTCCTATTATTGTGCTGTTAACATTAAATTAAAGTACTTATTCCTATGGGCAGTGAGTTAACTAAAGACCACCTTTATATCGTAATGGAATGTGGATCAACAGACTTGGCAAAGATGTTGCAAAGGCAGAGATCTCAAGGAGTAAAATTGGAATCATATGAGATTATTTACTTTTGGAAGAAGATGTTAGCTGCTGTTAAGACCATACATGAACAAGGTTAGGCGTTACAACTAGAATAGCTCTATTTGTACTCACTGTTACTCCGTTAGTACAATCCTTGTTCTTTTTATTTATAGGTGTAATACATCTCGATTTGAAACCTGCCAATTTTCTACTTGTGAAAGGCAATTTGAAACTCATTGATTTTGGTATAGCAAATTCTATACAGTCAGATGCCACCAGTGTTATCAAAGACACACAGGTATGGTCTTTCCATTTTTCGCAAGTGGTTGTTATGTTAATGTGGACCCAGCATATGACACATAACAGGCAAACTC of the Clavelina lepadiformis chromosome 7, kaClaLepa1.1, whole genome shotgun sequence genome contains:
- the LOC143466141 gene encoding dual specificity protein kinase Ttk-like — translated: MEGISNLTGDTGNIEIVDSLGNNPDQWLIIIRDCLNSHHNTNKNKVLKHLFFHAKKVLDVEENRSNESYAKILIHEAQFIGSASVGDARDAFRYAARRLQRIPIIHISHAQFELDQGRRDKAIKVLEFGKFLLPSNRDILSAMQKVNAGVTDLGLLNFLSNSSKPPLANITNIKSQQEKIHFASKSSHNAKNTPSSLMKRSHSDVAINTPPPTQHHHPACHSIQDVLDLPSSPCTPVLSTTPPSWLTTPQRSQPVQSRMNYSPFPINLKTPSPPRLTFSTSKSAFSNFTIPKLSPMVVSTSKGSNHSITKSNHSIGKPRRIPCRLPSSHSENDPEDEINGVEVLGDSMHEKVPHLLKPVNPPPGIRASVEKENIATMPPPNALPQRVPSQHSSEQEVQQWIKESKIMTIHDKTYLALKMLGEGGSSKVYEVVDVVSKSIKAIKQVFLRGCDHSVKEGFLNEIKFLEKLKQSPNIIHLYDYELTKDHLYIVMECGSTDLAKMLQRQRSQGVKLESYEIIYFWKKMLAAVKTIHEQGVIHLDLKPANFLLVKGNLKLIDFGIANSIQSDATSVIKDTQFGTLNYMAPEAILDMSGGYQSKAPKFKISPRSDVWSLGCILYSMMFGRTPFQHITHQLMKLSAITNPEFRIEFGDHSNKYLLQAVQSCLLRDPKRRPTVEQLLQCAY